Below is a genomic region from Dechloromonas denitrificans.
CCAGATGCTGCTGTTCATGGTCGAAACGGCGGATGCGACTGAAATGACGCTGGACCCGGCGATGGATACCTTCTACATGATGGATACCGTCGTGGTCAAAATGCCGGCCATGCTTGAACGGCTGGGCCAAACCCGGGCGCGCGGTACCGGCGTGCTGGCCAAGAAGGAAATTTCCCAGCAAATGAAAATCGACATTGCCAGTACCCTGGCTGAAATGTCGAATACGCTGCGAGCCCAGAATATCAATCTCGACAAGGTCATGCATTTTGCGCCGGCCCTTTCCGCCTCCCTTTCGGGGCCGGGTAAGGAGTTCTCGGATAATGTCGGCAAGGTTTTTTCGCTGGTTCGTGAAGACATCCTGACCGAACGCTTCCAGACTCCGGCGCAGGACTATTTCACACTAACGACCGGCATTATCGATTCGGGCTACAAAACGATGTTCGATGTGCTGATTGTCGAGTTCGAACGTCAGATCAATACCCGCAAGAATGAGGCTGAGCGTACTCTTTCCCTGATGCTGCTGCTGTCTCTCGGGGTGCTTCTGGCTGTCATCTACCTGGCTGTCGGGATGTATTACTCGGTGGTCGGCAGCGTTGGTGTTTTCTCCCAGGGAGCCAAGCGTCTGGCGGAAGGCGACCTGACCGCGCGCTTTGCGACCGAAGGTAATGATGAGTTGCATGCGGCTGGCGAGGATTTCAACGCCATGGCCCTGGCTTTCCGCAATTTGCTGGGGAATATCCAGCAGGAAGCCATTCAGTTGCGCCAATCTGCCGAACAGCTTTCACTTTCCAGTGCCCAGATTTCAGCCAGCGCCAGTGCCCAGAGTGATTCAGCATCGAGCATGGCGGCTTCGGTCGAAGAAATGACCGTCGGTGTCGATCACATTGCCAAAAATGCCCAGGATGCCCAATCCTCTTCTCGCCAATCTGACGCAGTCGCTGCCGATGGCGGTGCGATTGTTCAAGGGGTGGTCGATGAAATCCAGGGGATTGCCGAAACAGTCAATGATTCTGCGATGGCAGTTGAAGCGCTCGGCAAGCAGTCCGAGCAGATTTCTGCCATTGTCGGGACCATCAAGGAGATTGCCGACCAGACCAATCTGCTGGCCTTGAATGCCGCCATTGAGGCCGCTCGCGCCGGGGAATCCGGGCGTGGCTTTGCGGTGGTCGCTGATGAAGTTCGCAAACTGGCCGAGCGCACCGCGCACTCAACCCAGGAAATTGCCGGAATGATCGGTGCCATCCAGTCTGGAACCGGAGTGGCCGTCAGCAGCATGAAGCGCGGTGTCGGTCGCGTCGCCAGCGGTGTTGAGAAAGCGCAGCAGGCAGGTGAGGCAATTCTCAAGGTTCAGCAGCAATCGCGCGAAGTGGTTGAGTCGGTCGCCGAAATTTCTGTCGCCTTGCGCGAGCAGGCTGCCGCCAGTACTGAAATTGCCCAGAATGTCGAGCGAATTGCCCAAATGGCAGAAGAAAACGATGCGGCATCGGGGGTTAATGCTGCGACCGCAGGACGTTTGCTGCAACTGGCCGAAACACTGAGTAGCCAGGTGGCACGTTTCCGCACTTGATTTGATTGGAATTGACTTAGATCAAGGCGGCCATGGGCCGCCTTTTTTACTTGAGTGTTGTCGTGTTTTGCAGGTAAAGTCCGGCTATTGTTAAATTTAATATTTTTTCGGAGCCGAGATCATGAAATCCCTGTTCAGCCCGGCCGTTGCGCTGATGAATCGTCTTCGTTATTCAAGCAAATTCCTGTTGCTTGGCGTGGCGGTTTCCTGTGTCATTGTGACGCTGCTGTTGACGGTCTTTGTGACATTGAACCGGGATATCGAAACTGCCCGTCAGGAAATCACCGGTTTGCAGATGCTGAAACCGATGAACAAGATGGTGCAGTTCATGCAGCAGCATCGCGGCTTGTCTTCGGGCGTACTGAATGGCAACGAGGCGATGAAGGAAAAGCGTGCCGCCAAGGAAAAAGATGTCGCTGAGGCCGTGCTTGCAACCGATACCGGCTTGTCGCCCACCTTGCGTCAGATGCCAGCCTGGAAAGCCATTCGCGATGACTGGGAAGCTGTTCGTAGCCAGGGCTTGAGCTGGACCCCTGCCGAAAATATCAAGCGCCATTCCCAGATGATCGACAAGGCGCTGGTTTTCATGGTCGAAGTGGCCGATGAGACCCAACTGACGCTTGATCCGGCCATGGATACCTATTACTTCATGGATACCGTGGTCACCAAGATGCCTGCCATGCTTGAGCCATTGGGGATTACGCGTGCACGTGGTACCGGTATCCTGACCAAGAAGGAGTTGACCGGGCAGCAGCGGGTCGATGTGGCTTCGCTGGTGGCTCAGATGGCCAGCACGCTGCGGGCTCAGAACAACAACCTGCAAAAGGTCATGCGCATGGCACCGGCGCTTCAGCCGTCCCTGAGCGGCCCGGCAAAAGAGTTTTCGGATGGCGCCGAGAAGGTGTTTGCGCTGGTGCGTGACGATATTCTGGGCGAGAAATTTGCCACTCCGCCGCAGGAATACTTTGCGCTAACGACCCAGGTCATCGATCTGGGCTACAAGGTGATGTATGAGGTGCTGATTCCCCAGTTCGAGAAGCAGTTGAACGAGCGGGTCAACGAGTCGCGCCGGATTCTGTGGTTGAACGCCTTGGCGGCCTTGATCGTCATGCTTGTCGTGGCTTACCTCTCGATCGGTACCTATTATTCAGTCATCAACAGCGTCAATGTTTTCTCGCAAGGTGCACGCCGGCTGGCGGATGGCGACCTGACCATCCATTTTGAAACGGCAGGGCAGGATGAGTTGCATGCTGCCGGGGTTGATTTCAACGATATGGCGGCGGCCTTCCGTCAATTGCTCGGACGTATCCAGAGCGATGTCCAGCAGTTGCGCGGTGCTGCCGAACAGCTGGCGACATCGAGCCAGGAAATTTCGACCAGTACCGGTGCGCAGAGTGATTCGGCTTCGAGCATGGCGGCTTCGGTCGAGGAAATGACGGTCGGGGTCGATCATATTGCGAGGAATGCGCAGGATGCACAGAGCTATTCGCGTGAATCCGACGAAGTGGCCGCCAATGGCAGCCGCATTGTGCAAAATGTCGTGAACGAGATTCAGGGAATTGCCTCGACCGTCAATCAGTCTGCGGCTGCAGTCGAGGCGCTTGGGCAGCAGTCTGACCAGATTTCGGCCATTGTCGGGACCATCAAGGAAATTGCCGACCAAACCAATCTGCTGGCCTTGAATGCGGCGATTGAGGCGGCACGGGCTGGCGAATCGGGGCGTGGCTTTGCGGTCGTGGCTGATGAAGTCCGCAAGTTGGCGGAACGGACGGCCAAGTCGACCCAGGAAATTGCCGGCATGATCGGTTCGATTCAGTCCGGTACGGCAACGGCTGTGAGTAGCATGAAGCAGGGGGTCGAGCGCGTGGCCACCGGTGTGGAGCAGGCTCAACTGGCCGGTGATGCAATCGAAAAGGTTCAGCAGCAGGCTCGCCAGGTGGTTGATTCAGTTTCTGAAATTACCGTTGCCTTGCGCGAGCAGGCCAGTGCCAGCACCGAAATTGCTCAGAACGTCGAACGAATTGCCCAGATGGCGGAAGAAAATAACGCGGCCGCTTGTGGCAATGCCAATACAGCGACCAAGTTGCGCGAACTGGCGGAAACCTTGAGTAAAGAGGTCGCCCGCTTCAGGACTTGATCCTGCGGCGTTGCCTGGCGCGTATCAGGTAGATGCGCCAGGCTGCATGCGTCATCAGGTAGCCCATAATTGCCAAGCTGCAGGCCAGGATGAAAAGTCCGACGCCGAGCGGCTTGGCTGCTTCCAGCATCCAGGACTGCATTGCTGCGGTCCACGCCACGAAATCAGCCGGATTCAGCACCGGCGGCGCGACGAATCCCGATTGATCGCCGAGCAGCAAACGCCCCATCTGGTAAGCCACGATATACAGCGGAACAATGGTCAGCGGGTTGGTGTACAGCGTGACCAGCATGGCTAGCGGCAGGTTGACCCGGAATATCAAGGCACAAATCGCGGCGCCGATCATCTGCAAAGGGCCAGGAATCAATCCACAAAAAAGACCGGCAGCCACAGCTCCGGCGGCCGAATGGCGATTCAAGTGCCATAACCGCGGGTGCAGCAGCGAAGACGCAAATGGTTTCAGCCAGGGATTGCGACGAATGCTGTCGTGATCCGGCAGATATTTCTTGATGGTGCGGCGCATGAGCGCATTATTACAGCAGATGGGGGAATAATCGTCTTTGCAGATCGGTGTATCGCGAATCGATCGCCTTGTGCCGATGCCGGATAGTTTATGGTTGTATGACGAGAGTCTTGTCTTTATAGTCTGTGAAACAATGTGCGGGCAATGATTCCTGTCTGCGGTTCAAGCCAGCACTGTATAAGGGGTCGAAAAATCTTTGTCTTGATGCCTTTTCTTCCGGTTGCCCGTTATTTTCGGTGCAGGTTTCGCCGAACGTATCCTTTGCTTTTGCTGTTTTTGTCGATTTTTTTCGGCCAGCCTGTTGCTGCGGTCGACTCACCGCCAACAACCCAAAAAACTCGCGTACTGCGATTCGTGACCTACGCCGCCGAGCGTCCAAGCGAGGAGTTGCGCAAGATCGAACCTTTTCAGCGGCATGTTGAAGCGGTTCTGAATGCCAAAGGATTCAATCTCAGGATTGAATTGCGGATTTTTTCCACCTACACCGAAGCGCAGGAAGCCCTGTACAGCGGCAACTTTGATTTTGCCCGCATCGGACCGGCCAATTACGTACTTGCCAGGGAACGCAAGGCACCGGTTCGTTTGTTGGTGATGGAAAGCCATCAGGGAGATACGTTTTTTGAAGGGGCGATATTTACCCGGAGCGATTCCGGTCTGACCTCGCTGGCCGATATCAAGGGCAAGCGTTTCGCCTTTGGCGAGCAGACGTCGACGACCGGGACGTATCTGGCTCAGGCGGCACTGGTTCAGGCCGGGATCAAGGCGAGCGATCTGAGTGGTTTCGAATACCTGGGGCGCCATGACAAGGTTGCGCTTGCCGTTGCCGCAGGTACCTTCGATGTGGGCGCGACGAACGAGCGGACCATTGAAAAATACGCCAGTCGCGGATTGAAAAAGCTCAAGACATTTGTCACGCCGACCCAAGCCTGGGTCGTCAATGAAAGGCTGGACGGGCGTTTGGCCGATGCAATGCGCACAGCGCTGTTGCATGTCGATCAGGATGCCTTGAAATACATCGATCGCGATGGTTTCCTGCCTGGGCGGGAAAGCTATTTCGATGAGTTGCGCAAGGCGATGCGTCTTTCCCGACAGTTCGGAGGCTGACCATGATCAAGCTTTCCACCCGAATCATTACCGGCATGATCCTGGCGCTTACGCTGGTCTTGTTGCCGATGGCTTGGTATTCGGTACAAAAGGAAAGCGGTGAGTTGCGTGACATCATGCGCAACCAGGGGGAGGCTGTTGCCCGGTCGCTGGCTGCATTTGTCATTGAACCGATGGTTGCCCTTGACTATCCCGCGCTGGAGTACGCCCTGGAAACGATGGGGCGGGCAACGGAGCAAATCCAGTACGTCGAGGTTCGCCAGAAAGACAAAGTCCTGGCCCATTACGGTGAGCGTCAGGCCAAGGGTGAAATATTCATCGTGCCAATTGAAATGCCCGGTTTGCACGATGCGCCAAAGCGTTATTTCGGTGAGCTTGAACTGGTCTATTCGCCCGAGCATTTCGAGCATATCGTCAATAACCGGGTTGATGACCTGATCATTTCTTCCTTGGTCATTTTTGTCATCCTGGCCCTGAGTTTACGTTTTGTTGTCTCGCGCCTGGTAACGCGACGACTGGCCACATTGAGCAAGCTGACCAACCGGATCATTGCCGAAGAATTGCGCGAGCAGGTCGCGCCCGGAACTGCTTCGCCAGTCTATGGCGATGAACTGGATCTTCTGCGCGAACGTTTCATGACCATGCTGGATGGTATTCATGCCCGAGACCGGGCACGCGATGAAGCCGAACAAACGCTGCGCCAGTTGATGGTTGCCGTCGAGCAAAGTCCGGTCGGTATTTTGATGACCAATGTCCAGGGGGGAATCGAGTATGTCAATTCCGCCTTTACACAAGTCAGCGGCTATACCTTCGATGAAGTACGCGGACAAAATCCCCGTGTCCTCAAGTCAGGCATGACTCCACCCGAGGTTTATGCCGATCTTTGGGAAACCCTGCTGGCCGGCAAGGTCTGGAAAGGTGAGTTCACCAATCGGCGCAAGAACGGCGAACTGTTCGCCGAGTTTTGCCTGATTTCTCCAGTACGCGGGGCGGACGGCCAGATCAGTCACTACATGGCGACAAAAGAAGACATTACCGAGAAACGCGAGAATGCTCGCGAACTGGATCGTTATCGCAACCATCTTGAGGCCTTGGTTGACGAGCGGACCACCCAGCTTGAAGAGGCCCGTGCCGTGGCTGTCGAGGCCAGTCAGGCGAAGAGCGTTTTCCTGGCCAACATGAGTCATGAAATTCGCACGCCGATGAATGCCATCATGGGCATGTTGCACCTGATGCGGCGCGACACCATCGATGTCCAGCAGCATGTCCGCCTTGATCGGATTGATGCTGCCGCACGCCATCTGTTGAGCGTGATCAACGATATCCTCGATCTTTCAAAAATCGAGGCCGGCAAGCTGACGCTGGAGGAAACCCGCTTGCATCTGCCGACCTTGATGGATAACACCGTGGCGATGCTGGCTGAACGGGCCGCTGACAAAGGGCTGGCACTGACACTGATGCCGGTGCGCTATGACGCAGATCTGCTGGGCGACCCGACGCGTGTGATGCAGGGACTGATCAATTTTGCCGGAAATGCCATCAAATTTACCGAGCGGGGATCGGTGATCCTGAGTTGTGACGTCATCGAAGAAAGTGCTGTCGATGTCCTGCTGCGCCTGAATGTCAGCGATACCGGCATAGGCATAGCGCCGGAGGTGCTTGGCCGCTTGTTCAATGCTTTCGAGCAGGCGGATGGTTCGACCACCCGCAAATTTGGCGGTACCGGTCTGGGTCTGTCGATTACACGGAGCCTGGCCCAGTTGATGGGCGGGCAGGTCGGTGTTGAAAGTATTCCGGGGCAAGGCAGCACTTTCTGGTTCACTGCTCGCCTGCGCAAGGCTGGACAGCACTTGCAGGCCGAGCCGGTTGCGGAGGAAACGCCACCGGACGAAGCCATTCGTCGTGATTTTTCCGGATTGCCGGTGTTGATCGTCGATGACGAGATGATTAACCGGGAGATCGCCGGAGAATTTCTCGCCGAAACGGGGTTGACCGTGGAATTTGCCGAAAACGGCCTGCAGGCGGTCGAGCTTTGTCGAACCCATGATTACGCGCTGGTGTTCATGGACATGCAGATGCCGGTGATGGATGGCCTGACTGCCACAGCGCAGATTCGTCGCCTGCCGAATGGCCTGACGTTGCCTATCCTGGCAATGACGGCAAATGCCTTCGCCGAAGATCGTGAAGTCTGTCTGGCTGCCGGGATGACGGATTTCATTCCCAAGCCGATCGACCCGGAGCGCATGTTTGCAACGGTTTATCGCTCCCTGCTCAAGGTTCGATCGACTGGCTAGTTCGGATCTGCCGACAAAATATCCGGACAAAGCAGCATGTCTGGATATTATATTGTCATGCGCTGTTCAATCCTTGCCTTTGCCTTCGGGGTGCTGTGCCTGCAAATGCAACCTGCTTTGCTGCACTGGATGCCTGCCTGCTTGGCAGCCGTTCCCGCACTGCCTTATCTCTGGACAAAGTCGGCAATAGCGTACCGGATTGCTGCGATTTTCCTGTGCTTTGCCATCGGTTTCGGCTGGGCAGCATGGTCGGCTGGGCAGCGCTTGCAGGACGAGTTGGCCACCGAGCTGGAGGGGCAGGATATCCAGGTGCTTGGTGTCGTTGCCGAATTGCCACAAGGCTTTGGGCGCGGTTCGCGTTTTGAATTTGTCGTTGAAAAGACGTTGACCGTGGCATCCGGTGTGCCGCGGCGCATCATGTTGTCGTGGTTTCAGATGAACGATGCGGAGGGCGCCGCCGGTTTGCCGGCGATTCACCCCGGGGAGCGCTGGCGCCTGACGGTTCGTTTGAAAAGGCCGCACGGCAACGCCAATCCCGGTGGCTTCGATTACGAAGCCTGGCTGCTTGAGCGCAACATCCGGGCGACCGGTTATGTCAGGCATAGTCCGGCGGCCGAGCGGCTGGATGCGCTGGTCTGGCAACCGGCGTATCTGGTCGAACTGCTGCGCGACAAGGCCCGGCAGCGTCTCGTTGAAATGCTGCCGGCGACCAGCCATCCCTGGGCTGGCATTCTCGTCGCACTGACTATTGGCGATCAGCGGGCGATCAACGGCGATCTGTGGGCAACCTTCAACCGGACAGGTACGACGCATTTGATGAGTATTTCCGGTTTGCATGTCACGATGGTCGCGGCCTTGTTCGGCTGGCTTGTTTCAACACTCTGGCGGCGAATTCCCGCGCTTACCTTGCGCCTGCCGGCTCAAAAGGCCGGCCTTCTGGCTGCCTGCCTGGCGGCTTTCATCTATACCTTGCTGGCTGGTTTTGCCGTGCCGGCACAGCGTACTTTCTACATGCTGCTGGTTGCTGCGCTGGCGATGTTTTCGGGGCGTCTCGTCGCGCCGAGCCGGACGCTGTGCCTGGCTTTGCTGGTCGTTCTGTCGCTTGATCCGTGGGCGATTCTGGCCGCCGGCTTCTGGTTGTCATTCAGCGCGGTCGGCGTCCTGCTTTATGTTGGATCGGCCGGCATTGGCCGGGCTGTCGGCTGGCAGCAGCATCTGGCGGCCTGGAGTCTGGTTCAGTGGGCCGCCACGCTGGCCTCGTTGCCGGTGTTGCTTCTGGTCTTTCAGCAATTTTCATTGATTTCGCCGCTCGCCAATGCGCTGGCCATTCCCGTGGTCAGTTTTATCGTGACGCCGCTGGCCTTGCTCGGGGCGGTATTGCCCTGGCCGCCGATATTGGCCCTGGCCCATGCCGTGTTCGATGTGTTGATGGTTTTTCTGGAGTGGTGTGCCCTTTGGCCGGTCTGGCAAGCACCTGCGCCGCCGCTTTGGGTTGCTTTGGTCGCCGGGCTGGGTGTGCTGGTCATTCTGCTGCCGCGTGGCGTACCCGGTCGCTTGATTGGCCTGGCATTGCTGATGCCGGCAATATTCTGGCCAACGCTCAAACCTCAGCCCGGAGAGGTGTGGGTCAGCGTACTTGACGTCGGGCAGGGCTTGGCCAGCGTGGTGCGTACCCGTCACCATACCTTGATTTATGATCCCGGCCCGCTGTACAGCGCCGAATCGGATGCCGGGCAGCGCGTTGTGGTGCCGTATCTGCGCTGGCTCGGCATCGATCGTGTCGATACCCTGGTGGTGACGCATCGTGACAGCGATCATTCCGGCGGTTCGGCTTCCGTCCAGTCGGCCATCAAGGTCGATCAACTGCTTTCGTCGGTCAGCCATTCAGGCGGCGAGCGTTGTCTCGATGGCCAGCACTGGACCTGGGATGGCGTTTATTTCGAGGTGCTTCATCCGACATTGCAGGATTACGCGGTCAACGGCAAAGCCAACCATATTTCCTGTGTATTGCGGATCAGCAGCGGT
It encodes:
- a CDS encoding DNA internalization-related competence protein ComEC/Rec2; amino-acid sequence: MRCSILAFAFGVLCLQMQPALLHWMPACLAAVPALPYLWTKSAIAYRIAAIFLCFAIGFGWAAWSAGQRLQDELATELEGQDIQVLGVVAELPQGFGRGSRFEFVVEKTLTVASGVPRRIMLSWFQMNDAEGAAGLPAIHPGERWRLTVRLKRPHGNANPGGFDYEAWLLERNIRATGYVRHSPAAERLDALVWQPAYLVELLRDKARQRLVEMLPATSHPWAGILVALTIGDQRAINGDLWATFNRTGTTHLMSISGLHVTMVAALFGWLVSTLWRRIPALTLRLPAQKAGLLAACLAAFIYTLLAGFAVPAQRTFYMLLVAALAMFSGRLVAPSRTLCLALLVVLSLDPWAILAAGFWLSFSAVGVLLYVGSAGIGRAVGWQQHLAAWSLVQWAATLASLPVLLLVFQQFSLISPLANALAIPVVSFIVTPLALLGAVLPWPPILALAHAVFDVLMVFLEWCALWPVWQAPAPPLWVALVAGLGVLVILLPRGVPGRLIGLALLMPAIFWPTLKPQPGEVWVSVLDVGQGLASVVRTRHHTLIYDPGPLYSAESDAGQRVVVPYLRWLGIDRVDTLVVTHRDSDHSGGSASVQSAIKVDQLLSSVSHSGGERCLDGQHWTWDGVYFEVLHPTLQDYAVNGKANHISCVLRISSGGHRLLLTSDIEAPDEAALLARYPADLQADVLLVPHHGSRTSSTPPFIAAVGARHAVIPVGYRNRFGHPKEEVVGRYEAAAVELWRTDRDGAVHIALAQDGVAVSGWRQQHQRYWHGR
- a CDS encoding methyl-accepting chemotaxis protein produces the protein MRTIFLPAIRLMNAIRYPSKFLLLGAAVSIVIVMLLLFAFKTLSRDIVFAEHQLQGVQMLKPLNRSAQYLQQHRGLSAGLLGGNEGMRDKRAAKEKEVGDAITATENLLLPVLRQGAGWKKIRADWESLRAQGLTWSVPDNIKAHNALIDQMLLFMVETADATEMTLDPAMDTFYMMDTVVVKMPAMLERLGQTRARGTGVLAKKEISQQMKIDIASTLAEMSNTLRAQNINLDKVMHFAPALSASLSGPGKEFSDNVGKVFSLVREDILTERFQTPAQDYFTLTTGIIDSGYKTMFDVLIVEFERQINTRKNEAERTLSLMLLLSLGVLLAVIYLAVGMYYSVVGSVGVFSQGAKRLAEGDLTARFATEGNDELHAAGEDFNAMALAFRNLLGNIQQEAIQLRQSAEQLSLSSAQISASASAQSDSASSMAASVEEMTVGVDHIAKNAQDAQSSSRQSDAVAADGGAIVQGVVDEIQGIAETVNDSAMAVEALGKQSEQISAIVGTIKEIADQTNLLALNAAIEAARAGESGRGFAVVADEVRKLAERTAHSTQEIAGMIGAIQSGTGVAVSSMKRGVGRVASGVEKAQQAGEAILKVQQQSREVVESVAEISVALREQAAASTEIAQNVERIAQMAEENDAASGVNAATAGRLLQLAETLSSQVARFRT
- a CDS encoding methyl-accepting chemotaxis protein; this translates as MKSLFSPAVALMNRLRYSSKFLLLGVAVSCVIVTLLLTVFVTLNRDIETARQEITGLQMLKPMNKMVQFMQQHRGLSSGVLNGNEAMKEKRAAKEKDVAEAVLATDTGLSPTLRQMPAWKAIRDDWEAVRSQGLSWTPAENIKRHSQMIDKALVFMVEVADETQLTLDPAMDTYYFMDTVVTKMPAMLEPLGITRARGTGILTKKELTGQQRVDVASLVAQMASTLRAQNNNLQKVMRMAPALQPSLSGPAKEFSDGAEKVFALVRDDILGEKFATPPQEYFALTTQVIDLGYKVMYEVLIPQFEKQLNERVNESRRILWLNALAALIVMLVVAYLSIGTYYSVINSVNVFSQGARRLADGDLTIHFETAGQDELHAAGVDFNDMAAAFRQLLGRIQSDVQQLRGAAEQLATSSQEISTSTGAQSDSASSMAASVEEMTVGVDHIARNAQDAQSYSRESDEVAANGSRIVQNVVNEIQGIASTVNQSAAAVEALGQQSDQISAIVGTIKEIADQTNLLALNAAIEAARAGESGRGFAVVADEVRKLAERTAKSTQEIAGMIGSIQSGTATAVSSMKQGVERVATGVEQAQLAGDAIEKVQQQARQVVDSVSEITVALREQASASTEIAQNVERIAQMAEENNAAACGNANTATKLRELAETLSKEVARFRT
- a CDS encoding PhnD/SsuA/transferrin family substrate-binding protein, which translates into the protein MTYAAERPSEELRKIEPFQRHVEAVLNAKGFNLRIELRIFSTYTEAQEALYSGNFDFARIGPANYVLARERKAPVRLLVMESHQGDTFFEGAIFTRSDSGLTSLADIKGKRFAFGEQTSTTGTYLAQAALVQAGIKASDLSGFEYLGRHDKVALAVAAGTFDVGATNERTIEKYASRGLKKLKTFVTPTQAWVVNERLDGRLADAMRTALLHVDQDALKYIDRDGFLPGRESYFDELRKAMRLSRQFGG
- a CDS encoding DUF2062 domain-containing protein, with amino-acid sequence MRRTIKKYLPDHDSIRRNPWLKPFASSLLHPRLWHLNRHSAAGAVAAGLFCGLIPGPLQMIGAAICALIFRVNLPLAMLVTLYTNPLTIVPLYIVAYQMGRLLLGDQSGFVAPPVLNPADFVAWTAAMQSWMLEAAKPLGVGLFILACSLAIMGYLMTHAAWRIYLIRARQRRRIKS
- a CDS encoding PAS domain-containing hybrid sensor histidine kinase/response regulator, whose product is MIKLSTRIITGMILALTLVLLPMAWYSVQKESGELRDIMRNQGEAVARSLAAFVIEPMVALDYPALEYALETMGRATEQIQYVEVRQKDKVLAHYGERQAKGEIFIVPIEMPGLHDAPKRYFGELELVYSPEHFEHIVNNRVDDLIISSLVIFVILALSLRFVVSRLVTRRLATLSKLTNRIIAEELREQVAPGTASPVYGDELDLLRERFMTMLDGIHARDRARDEAEQTLRQLMVAVEQSPVGILMTNVQGGIEYVNSAFTQVSGYTFDEVRGQNPRVLKSGMTPPEVYADLWETLLAGKVWKGEFTNRRKNGELFAEFCLISPVRGADGQISHYMATKEDITEKRENARELDRYRNHLEALVDERTTQLEEARAVAVEASQAKSVFLANMSHEIRTPMNAIMGMLHLMRRDTIDVQQHVRLDRIDAAARHLLSVINDILDLSKIEAGKLTLEETRLHLPTLMDNTVAMLAERAADKGLALTLMPVRYDADLLGDPTRVMQGLINFAGNAIKFTERGSVILSCDVIEESAVDVLLRLNVSDTGIGIAPEVLGRLFNAFEQADGSTTRKFGGTGLGLSITRSLAQLMGGQVGVESIPGQGSTFWFTARLRKAGQHLQAEPVAEETPPDEAIRRDFSGLPVLIVDDEMINREIAGEFLAETGLTVEFAENGLQAVELCRTHDYALVFMDMQMPVMDGLTATAQIRRLPNGLTLPILAMTANAFAEDREVCLAAGMTDFIPKPIDPERMFATVYRSLLKVRSTG